GCCCTGGCCGGGGCCAAGGACCTGCCCCTCAAGGTCAAGGACCTGGCCGCGGCCATCGAATCCCGCAAGGCCGAACTGCCCAGGATATGGGAGGGCATGGCCGCCAGCCTGCCGAAACTGATCACCGAGACCAAGGCCGCCATTGCTTCGGCCCGCGGCGCTGACCAGACCGTCATCGCGTCAGCCAAGGACGAGGTCAAGGGGATGGAAGCATCTCTGGCCAAAGCCACCGAGGCGTTTAAGTCCGGAGACCTTTTGGGCGCGGTCAACATCGGGACCGAGATGCAGAACCTGGCCGCCAAGATCAAGGCCAGCCTGATGAGTCCGGTGGTTCAGAAATAACCTGGCTTTTTAAAGGGCCAAACCCCCGCCGCAAACGGGGGTTTCTCTATGGGGCGGGAATATGCCAGGCAAAAATATTTTGGTTGAATCCCAGACAATATTATGCTTAAATGCATTAATGCAGGACGGGGTGCCGGAGGTGGAGGAGATTCATAAAGAAGAGCCATAAGTAATCTTTACCAGCGCAAGGAGCACGGTATAATGAAGCTGACGAGATTCCAATGGTACCGGGCCGGGCTGATCTTCCTGCTGGCGGTGCTGATCGCCGCCGGCCTGATCCTGGTCAGCACCACCCGGCAGCTTACGGTGGCCCTGAACAGCAGTCCGGCCAAACTGGAAATCCTGGCGACCATAGGCCGGGTGCGCCTGCTGACCCGGGAGATGGAAATTACCAGACCGGCGCCGGGTACGCCGCCGGACGATCCGGCGGCGATCAGCTACGGGAACACGGTCAAGAAAGCCCGGGCGGAGATAGCCGAACTGGCCAGGCAGACGGCCGGCTGGCCGGTGCAACTGGAACGCCTGGCCCTGCTTGACACCCTGGTTAAGGGCCAGATCTATACGACGGCCCAAGTGACGCCGAAGCCGGCGGCGACCAGGGGAAAGAAGCCTGCCGTAATAAGGCAGGAAGCGGCTCCCCGGCCGGACTTCAGCGGCATCAATACCATCATCGGCCGCATGGAAGGGGATGGCCGGAAGGCCATTGCCTCATGGCCCAATGACCTGGGAGCCTCTCTCCGAAGGCTGGCTGCCGGGGTGGTGGTGATGGTGATCGCCGCCGGCATCCTGTCCCTGGCGGCCTATCTTCTGATGCTGATTGAATTCTCCCGGCGCCGCACCACCGAGCGGCTGCTGCGGGAGAGCCAGCTCCGTTTCGGCCTGCTTATCGACGAGGCTATGGATCTCTCCCTGATCGTTCTCGACCCCTCCGGCCGGGTGGTCGACTGGAACCTGGGGGCCAAACGGATGTTCGGGTACAACGCCGGCGAGATCAGGCGCAAGCACTTCTCCAAACTTTTCCCCCTGGAGCAGGCGCAGCAGGGGGTCCCGGAGAGATGCCTGAAAACGGCGGTTCAAAGCGGGCAGACCCGCGATGAGGGAACCCTGGTCCGCCATGGTTCCGGACCTTTTCCGGCCCGGAAAGCGGTCTATGCCCTGCGGGACGATGCCGGCAGACTGAACGGCTTTGCCGCGGTGGTTCAGGATATAACCGAGGAGCAGCGTTCCCGGGAGCAAGCGGCCAAGCTCAGGCTGTCTCTGGAACGTTCGACCGATCTGGTGGTTATCGCCACGGCGGATGGAATTATAGAACAAGCCAACCGGGCCCTGCTGGAGGCGACCGGATACGCACCGGGAGAACTGGTGGGAAAGCCGCTGGACATATTGCGTCCGCCCGGCTCCTCCCCCAAGGCCCGGCCCCCGGATGGGGAAGAACGGGCAGCCATCATCCGCAAAAAGAACGGCGATCAGCTGCAGGTGTCCCAGACCGTGGCCCCGGTCACCGATCGGTCCGGGAGCACCACCCATCTGGTGGTCACCTCCAGGGATGTCACCGTCCAGAAGCGGCTGGAGATTAAGCTGTCCTACCTGCATCAGCACGATCCGCTGACCGGCCTGTTCAACCGGAATTATTTTCAGGCCCAGGCCAAAGAGGAGATCGAGCGAAGGACCGGCGGGAGCGCGATGCTGATCATCTGCATAGACCGCTTCCGGCAGATCAACGACGTTTTCGGCAGCAATGCCGGGAACCTGGTGCTGATGCAGCTGGCCGATTGCCTGCGAAATGAAGTGGGCCACCGGGGCCTGATCGGGCGCCTGGGCAGCGACGAATTCGGCATCGTCCTGCGGGAGGTGCACGACCCCGGCGACGTAACCGCCATCGTTTCGGCCGTCAAGTCATACACCGCCCGGCGGGTGGAGGTCAACGGCCGCAAGCTGTTTCTGACCCTGTCGGCGGGCGCCTCGCTTCACCCCGACGACGGCATCGATGCCGAGACCCTGCTGAAGAACGCCGATGTGGCTCTGGTCCATGCCAAATCGAGCGGATTGAACCAGTTCCGCATGTATTCCAACGAGATCAATAACCGGATGTCGGCCCTGATGTCCATGGAACAGCAGCTGTTCGGCGCCCTTCAGAATAACGAGTACACCGTCAGCTACCAGCCTTATTACGAGCTGACCCACCGGCGGGTGGCCGGAGCCGAGGCCCTGATCCGATGGGTCAACCGGGAACTGGGCACAGTCTCCCCCGACCGGTTCATCAGGGCCCTGGAGACCACCGGCCTGATCATAGACGTCGGCAACTGGGTGCTCAAGGCGGCCTGCCTGCAGGCCAAGAAGATGGAGAGCACCAAACACAGATTCCCGCTGTCGGTAAACCTGTCGCCCTCGCAGTTCCGGTGCGACGGCCTGGTGGACATGGTCAAAGAAATAATCGGCCAGGCCAATGTTGATCCCCGGCTGCTGACCATGGAGATCACCGAGAGCGTCTTTGTCGAGGATCTGGGCTTCGCCCAATCGGTGCTGAAACAGCTGAAAAAGGTCGGGGTGGCCATCTCCATCGACGACTTCGGCACCGGTTATTCATCGCTGAGCTACCTCAAAAAACTTCCGGTGGACTTTGTAAAGATAGACCAGTCATTCGTGCACGACGTCACCAGCGATCCCGACACCGCCTCCATCGTCACCTCGATCACCAACATGGCCAAGAGCCTGGGCCTTAAGACCATCGCCGAGGGGGTGGAAACCGAGGAGCAGTGCAAGGTGCTGCGCCTGCTGCGCTGTGACATGGGCCAGGGATATTTTTTCAGCCCGGCCATGAATGCGGCGGATTTTGAGAGGTCGCTGATATAAATCTATTATTGCAAGCAGGGCGGAGTGCCGGGGGAGGAGGAGTTTATAAAGAAGAAACAAAAGCAGAAATTATAAAAAGCCTCGTCAGCACGGGGCTTTAATTATTATAATGCAAAAACTGACCCCACCCCTACCCCTCCCCGAAAGCGTTCGGGGAGGGATGTGGGAGGGGTAAATGTTATGACAATAAATAAAACCCACCGTCCCGGAATATGTACCGGGCATCATGTGAAAACCGAAAAGCATGAGTTAGCCAAGAAAATGCGGCGGAATATGACTTATGCCGAAAAATGTTTTTGGAATTCCGTCCGAAATAATAAATTCCTGGGCTATCAATTCCGGCGGCAACAAATTGTGCACGGCTTTATCGCTGATTTCTATTGCAATGATTTAAATCTTGTGGTAGAAATAGATGGCGGAGTGCATGAAGAGCAAAAGGATTACGATAAACTGCGGGATTATATAATAAATCAATACGGAATAAAGGTAATACGCTTTTCAAATCAAGAGATAATTGACAAATGTGATCTTGTTTTGAAAAGAATACAAGAGTTAATCAAATAATTAAAGTACCGGCAATACAAAGAAGAAAGACAAAATTATGAGGAAAATAGTTACATCCATTTCGCTTCTCTCAATTCTTCTGAGCCCGGCGTCCGCGGCCGATAACTTCCCGGCAGTGATCACCGCCCTGTCGCACCAGGTCGAGATAAACCTGCCCATTCTGCAAAAGGCCCCGGGGGACCAGCCGTATTTCATCGGTTACCGGGTGGCGGAGGAGGAGAAATACCAGGTCAACGGATCATTCGGGGCGGTGACCGAGGAGCGGTACCTCAGGGAGCGGGCCGGGATGGTGGATGTCCGGGTGGGCTCCATGAAATTGGACAACACCCACAACATTCGCGAGGGCTGGGGCTACTGGGGCAGCGGCAAGTTCGACCTGCCGGCCGAGGATGACCAGGCGGCCCTGGAGTCAGTATTATGGTGGTACACCGACAGGACCTTCAAGCAGGCCCAGAAGGGATTCGACGCGGTCAAGGCCAACCTGGCGGTCAAGGTGGAGGAGGAGGACCAGTCCGACGATTTCTCCCCGGCCCCGGTGGTGGTCAGCCTGTCGGCTCCGGCCAAACTGGACATCGACCAGGCTTGGTGGAAGCAAAGGGTGATGGGCATATCCAAATTGTTCGACGGCCATCCCGACATCTACAAATCCGAAGTGGCCTTTGCCGCGGCCGCCGAGAACAACTATATCGTCAACAGCGAGGGCGCCAAAATATCCCACGGCCGGATCCGCTGCCGCCTGCACCTGTACATCTCAACCGTGGCCGAGGACGGCATGGAGCTTTACCGCTACGAGGCCTTCGACGCCAGATCGGCCGATAGCCTGCCTGCCGAGGCAGTTTTAAAAGAAACAGCCAGAAGGATGATCTCCGAGCTGGCAGCCCTGCGCAGTGCGCCGCTGGCCGAGCCCCATGTCGGCCCGGCCATCATGTGCAACCGGGCCTCGGCGGTCTTCTTCCACGAGATACTGGGGCACCGGGTGGAGGGCCACCGGCAAAAGGACGTCACCGAGGGCCAGACCTTCAAGAAGAAGGTGGGGGAGAAAGTGTTGCCGGCGTTCATCTCGGTGTTCGACGACCCCTCTCTTTCCTCCTTCAGGGACCTCAACCTGATGGGCGACTATCCCTATGATGACGAGGGGGTGGCCTCACAGCGGGTGAACATCATCGAGAAAGGGGTTCTGAAGAATTTCCTGATGAGCCGTTCGCCCATCGCCGGGTTCAACTATTCCAACGGACACGGACGGGGGGATATCGGACAGGCCCCGGTATCCAGGATGGGGAACACCATCATCTCCTCGCAGCAGACCATGTCCTTTGCCGCCCTGAAGAAACTGCTGATAGCCGAGGTCAAAAAGCAAAAGAAGCCCTACGGCCTGATGTTCACCGACATCTCCGGCGGCTTCACCATGACCAGCACCTACATGCCGCAGTCGTTCAAGGTCCTGCCGGTGATGGTCTTCAAGATATATCCCGACGGGCGCGAAGAACTGGTGCGGGGGATAGACATCTCCGGCACGCCGCTGACGGTATTCTCCAAGATCACCGCCACCGCCGACGATTACGACGTCTTCAGCGGGTTCTGCGGGGCCGAGTCCGGCTATCTGCCGGTGTCCTGCGTCTCGCCCAGCATCCTGATAAGGGAGATGGAGGTGGAGAAACGGATGATGGAGCAGGACAAGCCGCCCATTCTGCCCCAGCCCATGGAGCTGCGGAAAGGAGGCCACAAAAATGAAAAATAAAATATTCTTATTTTTGCCGGCACTGTCGGTCATCTTTTTTTTCAATGTCTTCGCCCAGCCCCTGGCGGCTTTTCCGGATGATCCGGTGCTGAAGGCCATGGAGGAAGAACTGCAGAGGAATTATGGCGGCTTAAAGATCCCGGAGAACCTGAGGATCCCCTATTCCGAAAGTTTTGGACTTTTATCCCAGCCGGGCACCGGTTCCGACAAGTTCCGGGAGGACCCGAACACCGTCCACCGGGCGCCGAGCGATCCGGCCACCATGCCGGGCAGCCCGGCCAACCATCCCTACTTCATCTCCTATACCATCGAATTATATAAGACCCACCAGGCTGCGGCCGTTTTCGGAAAACTGGTGGGCGAGGGCTCTTCCGGGTTTTCCCGGGGCGAGGTGGACCTGAGGATAGGGGACTATTCGCTGGACAACACCCCGGAAGGGCGCTGGCGCCACCGCTCCGGGGGATACCAGTCCAACATCCCGGCGGAGGTCGATTACTGGGGCCTGCGCAAATCGTTGTGGTGGCAGAGCGATATGGCCTTCAAGCGGGCCATCGAGCAGTACTCCCGCAAAAAGATGCTGATGAAGACCAAGAAACGCCAGGAACCGTTGGATGACCTGTCCCGGGAGAAACCATATCGCTATTTTCAGCAGCCTCCCGAAGAAAAACTGGAATGGGAAAATATTAAGGATATTTTAAAGGATGTCTCCCGGCTGTTCCGGGAATATCCCCGAATTGAAAAATCGCAGGCCGAAGCGCTGGTGCAGTTCAGGAAACATTATTTTGTCAGCTCCGAGGGGTCGGCCAATCGCACTTTTGATTCTTTCGGCTCCATCAGCGTGGAGATGTCCGGGCTGACCGATAATGGATTGATGTTGAGGGACGGTTTTTCGGTGGATTATTCTTCGGGCCAGGATCTTGCGGCCATTCTAAAAAAAGCCAGGGTAGAGATAGAGAAATTCTGCGAACAACTAGAAGCCCAACCCATGGAGGATTATTTCGGTCCGGTGCTGCTGGAGGGGCAGGCTGCAGCCGAATTCATTGTGCAGACCGTGGTGCCGTTGATGCAGGCCGAGCGCGACCCGGTCTCGGACTATGAATATGCCGACAACACCTCCAGCGACCTGAAAAAATGGCTCAATAAAAGGATCACCGCTCCGCACATCACCCTGATGGACGATCCCTCAGCGGCAGTATATGAAAAAGATTCCCTGGGCGGGCATTATGCGGTGGATGATGAGGGGATGCCGGGGAGAAGGATCGCCCTGATCGAGGACGGGATCCTGAAGACCTTTTACATGTCCCGCTCGCCAATAGAAAAAATATACGGCAGCAACGGCCACCTGCGCGGCGGGCAGCTGATGCCGGGCAACCTGTTCCTTTCTTCATCCAAGGGGCTGTCGCAGAAGAAACTGCTGAAGGCCATGGAAAAACTGTGCCGGGAAAAGGGCAATGATTACGGCATCGTCATCAAGAGGCTGGAGCCCAAAAAATATTCCCTGGGATATCTGGATGCCGCCCTCAAGGCCCTGGAGGCTTACCGGTATGATCTCAAGACCAGGCAGTTGACCCTGGTGAGGAATCTGGTGCTGCGGGATGTCTCCCGGCGAACCTTAAGGGATATCTACCGCACCGGCCAGAAGCCGACTGTCTACAACAGCCGGATCGGCAGCGGGGTCCAGAGCGAGCCCTTTGCGGTGATAACCCCGGATATCCTGCTGGACCAGATAGAGGCCAGCGGGCCGTCCGAGGTGGGAAGCCAGCCGCCCTTCCTGAAGAATCCGTTCTTCGAAAACGGTAAATGACATCGTTTTTACCCCAGAGGCGCAGAGTTATTTATGATCGGTTTTTCTTGATCAAGGCATAAGTACAAATTAAAGAAGCCCGGCTGCGCCGGGCTTTTCTATTATGAAAACCGACTATTTCCCAAGCTTCTTGCCCAGCTCAAAGGCCTGCTGCATCAGCTTTTTGTCCTTCCTGACCTCCCCGGGTTTGTTCCCGGTGCCGTAGACCATTCCTGCGATCGGTGCCCCGATGAACCGGAAGGCATCCTGGTAGGTCCGGATGGCGTTCACCGCACCGGAGGCATAGGGGTCCACGTCGCCGTAGGTCAATATTATGCCGATTCTCTTGCCCTTCAGGGCGTGGCCTTGTTTGCCGATCAGGGCATACCAGCGGTCCATGAACAGCTTGGTCTGGGCCGAGACGGTGAACCAGTACACCGGCCCGGCCATGACGATGGCGTCGGCCCTGACCAGCTTGGGATAAAGCTTCTGCATGTCATCCTTGAGGATGCAGACATGCCCGGGCCGGGTCAGGCAGTAATCGCAGGCGTTGCAGGGCTTGAGGTGCATCTCGTGCAGGCAGATGGTCTCACATAGTGCCCCGGAGGATTTGGCCCCCTCGGCGGCCCGTTTGGCCAGGGCGGTACTGTTTCCGTTCTTTCTGGGACTGCCCAGGACTATCAGGACATTCTTGTGTTTCATTGTTCAGCTCCCCCTGTAAAATTCGGCATATAAGTAATGTTTTTCAATACTATCAAAGCGGTCCGGGCAAAGTCAATAGCATAAGTGAACGGCCTCGATTATTGTATTGACAACGGGGTGGTTTTAAAATAGAATGACAGTAGCGGAAGTTGGCTGTAAATTTTATTCGGGAGCTGTATGTCTCGTTTCGGGAAGATCTTGACGATATTGTCCCTGTTTCTTTCCGGCTGTGCCGCCACCACCACCACGCCCCCGCCGGAGACCACCGCCGACCTCCGGCTGGAGTTGCCGCCCTATAGCGGCAAAAAAACCACGTTGGCGGTGATCGACCTGCGCAACCAGTCGGAGTTCGACGATCCCCGCATCGGGCGGGGGGTTTCCAACATGCTGATCACCGCCCTGGTGAATTCCGGGCGTTTCATCGTGGTGGAGCGCAACGACCAGGCCCTGGAGAAGATATTTGCCGAGCAGAAGCTGGGCCAGACAGGGGCGGTGACCTCCCAGACCGCCGCCCGGGTGGGCAAGATGCTGGGGGCCAGAACGGTGGTGGTGGGAGAGGTCAGCGAGTTCGGCATCCGCAAGACCAGCGCCTTCGTGGGGGTGGGCGGCACCAAGACCATCACCACCAGGGTGGTGATAGACGCCCGGCTGGTGGATACCGAGACCGCCGGCATCATCTCCGGGGAGACCGGCATCGGCACCAGCAGCACCCAGACCAGGGGGGTGGCCCTGACCTTCGAGTTCGGAACGGCCGGATTCGACGAGACCACCATCGGCATCGCCACCCGGAAAGCGGTCAACCAGGTGGTGGCCAAATTCGCCCTTAAGGTGGAAAACGATCAGTTCAATAAAAAGGAGAATAAGTGAAAAGAAAAGCGCTACTGATGCTGGCGGGATCGCTGATGCTGGCGGCGGCGGCCAAAGCCCAGGATGAAGGAGGGATAAGCCTCAAGCCCACGCCTCCTCCGATAT
The nucleotide sequence above comes from Candidatus Edwardsbacteria bacterium. Encoded proteins:
- a CDS encoding EAL domain-containing protein, whose amino-acid sequence is MKLTRFQWYRAGLIFLLAVLIAAGLILVSTTRQLTVALNSSPAKLEILATIGRVRLLTREMEITRPAPGTPPDDPAAISYGNTVKKARAEIAELARQTAGWPVQLERLALLDTLVKGQIYTTAQVTPKPAATRGKKPAVIRQEAAPRPDFSGINTIIGRMEGDGRKAIASWPNDLGASLRRLAAGVVVMVIAAGILSLAAYLLMLIEFSRRRTTERLLRESQLRFGLLIDEAMDLSLIVLDPSGRVVDWNLGAKRMFGYNAGEIRRKHFSKLFPLEQAQQGVPERCLKTAVQSGQTRDEGTLVRHGSGPFPARKAVYALRDDAGRLNGFAAVVQDITEEQRSREQAAKLRLSLERSTDLVVIATADGIIEQANRALLEATGYAPGELVGKPLDILRPPGSSPKARPPDGEERAAIIRKKNGDQLQVSQTVAPVTDRSGSTTHLVVTSRDVTVQKRLEIKLSYLHQHDPLTGLFNRNYFQAQAKEEIERRTGGSAMLIICIDRFRQINDVFGSNAGNLVLMQLADCLRNEVGHRGLIGRLGSDEFGIVLREVHDPGDVTAIVSAVKSYTARRVEVNGRKLFLTLSAGASLHPDDGIDAETLLKNADVALVHAKSSGLNQFRMYSNEINNRMSALMSMEQQLFGALQNNEYTVSYQPYYELTHRRVAGAEALIRWVNRELGTVSPDRFIRALETTGLIIDVGNWVLKAACLQAKKMESTKHRFPLSVNLSPSQFRCDGLVDMVKEIIGQANVDPRLLTMEITESVFVEDLGFAQSVLKQLKKVGVAISIDDFGTGYSSLSYLKKLPVDFVKIDQSFVHDVTSDPDTASIVTSITNMAKSLGLKTIAEGVETEEQCKVLRLLRCDMGQGYFFSPAMNAADFERSLI
- a CDS encoding DUF559 domain-containing protein; its protein translation is MTINKTHRPGICTGHHVKTEKHELAKKMRRNMTYAEKCFWNSVRNNKFLGYQFRRQQIVHGFIADFYCNDLNLVVEIDGGVHEEQKDYDKLRDYIINQYGIKVIRFSNQEIIDKCDLVLKRIQELIK
- a CDS encoding metallopeptidase TldD-related protein; the protein is MRKIVTSISLLSILLSPASAADNFPAVITALSHQVEINLPILQKAPGDQPYFIGYRVAEEEKYQVNGSFGAVTEERYLRERAGMVDVRVGSMKLDNTHNIREGWGYWGSGKFDLPAEDDQAALESVLWWYTDRTFKQAQKGFDAVKANLAVKVEEEDQSDDFSPAPVVVSLSAPAKLDIDQAWWKQRVMGISKLFDGHPDIYKSEVAFAAAAENNYIVNSEGAKISHGRIRCRLHLYISTVAEDGMELYRYEAFDARSADSLPAEAVLKETARRMISELAALRSAPLAEPHVGPAIMCNRASAVFFHEILGHRVEGHRQKDVTEGQTFKKKVGEKVLPAFISVFDDPSLSSFRDLNLMGDYPYDDEGVASQRVNIIEKGVLKNFLMSRSPIAGFNYSNGHGRGDIGQAPVSRMGNTIISSQQTMSFAALKKLLIAEVKKQKKPYGLMFTDISGGFTMTSTYMPQSFKVLPVMVFKIYPDGREELVRGIDISGTPLTVFSKITATADDYDVFSGFCGAESGYLPVSCVSPSILIREMEVEKRMMEQDKPPILPQPMELRKGGHKNEK
- a CDS encoding metallopeptidase TldD-related protein, whose product is MKNKIFLFLPALSVIFFFNVFAQPLAAFPDDPVLKAMEEELQRNYGGLKIPENLRIPYSESFGLLSQPGTGSDKFREDPNTVHRAPSDPATMPGSPANHPYFISYTIELYKTHQAAAVFGKLVGEGSSGFSRGEVDLRIGDYSLDNTPEGRWRHRSGGYQSNIPAEVDYWGLRKSLWWQSDMAFKRAIEQYSRKKMLMKTKKRQEPLDDLSREKPYRYFQQPPEEKLEWENIKDILKDVSRLFREYPRIEKSQAEALVQFRKHYFVSSEGSANRTFDSFGSISVEMSGLTDNGLMLRDGFSVDYSSGQDLAAILKKARVEIEKFCEQLEAQPMEDYFGPVLLEGQAAAEFIVQTVVPLMQAERDPVSDYEYADNTSSDLKKWLNKRITAPHITLMDDPSAAVYEKDSLGGHYAVDDEGMPGRRIALIEDGILKTFYMSRSPIEKIYGSNGHLRGGQLMPGNLFLSSSKGLSQKKLLKAMEKLCREKGNDYGIVIKRLEPKKYSLGYLDAALKALEAYRYDLKTRQLTLVRNLVLRDVSRRTLRDIYRTGQKPTVYNSRIGSGVQSEPFAVITPDILLDQIEASGPSEVGSQPPFLKNPFFENGK
- a CDS encoding flavodoxin family protein, whose translation is MKHKNVLIVLGSPRKNGNSTALAKRAAEGAKSSGALCETICLHEMHLKPCNACDYCLTRPGHVCILKDDMQKLYPKLVRADAIVMAGPVYWFTVSAQTKLFMDRWYALIGKQGHALKGKRIGIILTYGDVDPYASGAVNAIRTYQDAFRFIGAPIAGMVYGTGNKPGEVRKDKKLMQQAFELGKKLGK
- a CDS encoding CsgG/HfaB family protein gives rise to the protein MSRFGKILTILSLFLSGCAATTTTPPPETTADLRLELPPYSGKKTTLAVIDLRNQSEFDDPRIGRGVSNMLITALVNSGRFIVVERNDQALEKIFAEQKLGQTGAVTSQTAARVGKMLGARTVVVGEVSEFGIRKTSAFVGVGGTKTITTRVVIDARLVDTETAGIISGETGIGTSSTQTRGVALTFEFGTAGFDETTIGIATRKAVNQVVAKFALKVENDQFNKKENK